Proteins co-encoded in one Helicoverpa zea isolate HzStark_Cry1AcR chromosome 18, ilHelZeax1.1, whole genome shotgun sequence genomic window:
- the LOC124638726 gene encoding transcription initiation factor TFIID subunit 11 isoform X2 — MAENPSSDGLSEAERLRDELAQELEHSDSNEDDSQEISLEIEEKLLKDEPEYTTLVNYGESTQNPNMESEVIETYSDSSQNVETIHRADELGNIYTENSDTFVGSQPDTLTDQYEPYINEYSFDHSNLDQQQVDMIDEKYDKLDEDNKDNTIVPNINEFQQSEPVEYESQITEEMLINEREREKKSKKELEEEEREKMQVLVSNFTEEQLDRYEMYRRAAFPKAAIKRLMQTITGCSVGQNVVIAMSGIAKVFVGEVVEEALEVLDKSGEAGPLQPKHLREALRRLRVRGAIPTRKAHKSMFRL; from the exons ATGGCTGAGAATCCTAGCAGCGATGGTCTTTCGGAAGCTGAAAGATTAAGAG ACGAATTAGCTCAGGAATTGGAACACAGCGATTCCAATGAAGACGATTCACAAGAGATATCATTAGAAATCGAAGAAAAGTTGTTGAAAGATGAACCAGAAT atacaaCACTTGTGAACTATGGAGAGAGTACACAAAACCCTAACATGGAGAGTGAGGTAATAGAAACCTATTCTGACAGTTCCCAGAATGTGGAGACTATACACAGAGCTGACGAGTTAGGCAACATTTACACTGAAAACTCGGACACATTTGTGGGTTCACAACCAGACACTCTCACTGATCAATATGAGCCGTACATCAATGAATACTCATTTGATCACTCAAACTTAGATCAGCAGCAAGTGGATATGATTGatgaaaaatatgacaaattgGATGAAGACAACAAGGACAATACTATTGTGCCAAATATTAATGAGTTCCAACAGAGTGAACCGGTTGAGTATGAATCTCAGATAACAGAGGAAATGCTGATCAACGAGCGGGAAAGAGAAAAGAAGAGTAAGAAGGAATTGGAAGAGGAGGAACGTGAAAAGATGCA AGTTCTGGTATCAAACTTCACGGAAGAGCAGTTGGACAGGTATGAAATGTACCGGCGCGCTGCATTCCCCAAGGCTgctataaaaaggctgatgcAGACAATCACAGGGTGCTCTGTCGGTCAGAATGTTGTGATAGCCATGTCTGGTATTGCTAAGGTATTCGTTGGAGAAGTTGTTGAGGAGG CTCTTGAAGTATTAGATAAATCAGGTGAAGCAGGTCCGTTACAACCTAAGCACCTACGAGAGGCTCTACGAAGACTTCGGGTAAGAGGCGCCATACCAACAAGAAAAGCACATAAGAGTATGTTCAGACTTTAG
- the LOC124638680 gene encoding uncharacterized protein LOC124638680 has translation MSLNEPDPRDNNPISIDGQLVTMCDQYKYLGSMMHSSGNLECNVQHRIAAAWLKWREVTGVICDRRMPVKLKGLIYKTIIRPVLTYGSETWAATKRHIHTIQVAEMKMLRWMCGVTRLDRIRNEYVRGSLGVRDVADKLQENRLRWYGHVKRRPPDYVGNLALQLSIPGRRSRGRPKTRWRDVVSKDMKECQVSESDVMDRAKWKRKIRKADPTTMWDT, from the coding sequence ATGTCCCTAAATGAACCAGATCCTCGCGACAATAACCCAATTTCCATCGATGGGCAGTTGGTCACCATGTGCGATCAATATAAATATCTGGGTAGTATGATGCACAGTTCGGGAAACCTGGAATGCAACGTTCAACACCGAATAGCGGCTGCATGGCTGAAGTGGCGAGAAGTAACTGGTGTGATATGTGACAGAAGAATGCCGGTCAAGCTCAAGGGTTTAATCTACAAAACCATCATACGTCCAGTCCTTACGTATGGCAGCGAAACATGGGCTGCAACCAAAAGGCACATACATACCATCCAGGTTGCCGAAATGAAGATGTTGAGGTGGATGTGCGGCGTCACTAGGCTCGATCGTATTCGTAATGAATACGTGCGAGGAAGTTTAGGGGTGCGTGATGTCGCAGATAAGTTGCAGGAGAATCGGCTACGGTGGTATGGCCACGTAAAGAGAAGACCACCTGATTACGTGGGAAATTTGGCTCTGCAACTTTCCATCCCCGGTCGAAGATCGAGAGGGCGCCCCAAGACCAGATGGCGGGACGTAGTGTCGAAAGACATGAAAGAGTGCCAGGTGTCCGAGAGCGACGTcatggatagagcgaagtggaaaagaaaaataaggaaagctgaccccaccaccatgtgggatacatag
- the LOC124638726 gene encoding transcription initiation factor TFIID subunit 11 isoform X1 gives MAENPSSDGLSEAERLREDELAQELEHSDSNEDDSQEISLEIEEKLLKDEPEYTTLVNYGESTQNPNMESEVIETYSDSSQNVETIHRADELGNIYTENSDTFVGSQPDTLTDQYEPYINEYSFDHSNLDQQQVDMIDEKYDKLDEDNKDNTIVPNINEFQQSEPVEYESQITEEMLINEREREKKSKKELEEEEREKMQVLVSNFTEEQLDRYEMYRRAAFPKAAIKRLMQTITGCSVGQNVVIAMSGIAKVFVGEVVEEALEVLDKSGEAGPLQPKHLREALRRLRVRGAIPTRKAHKSMFRL, from the exons ATGGCTGAGAATCCTAGCAGCGATGGTCTTTCGGAAGCTGAAAGATTAAGAG AAGACGAATTAGCTCAGGAATTGGAACACAGCGATTCCAATGAAGACGATTCACAAGAGATATCATTAGAAATCGAAGAAAAGTTGTTGAAAGATGAACCAGAAT atacaaCACTTGTGAACTATGGAGAGAGTACACAAAACCCTAACATGGAGAGTGAGGTAATAGAAACCTATTCTGACAGTTCCCAGAATGTGGAGACTATACACAGAGCTGACGAGTTAGGCAACATTTACACTGAAAACTCGGACACATTTGTGGGTTCACAACCAGACACTCTCACTGATCAATATGAGCCGTACATCAATGAATACTCATTTGATCACTCAAACTTAGATCAGCAGCAAGTGGATATGATTGatgaaaaatatgacaaattgGATGAAGACAACAAGGACAATACTATTGTGCCAAATATTAATGAGTTCCAACAGAGTGAACCGGTTGAGTATGAATCTCAGATAACAGAGGAAATGCTGATCAACGAGCGGGAAAGAGAAAAGAAGAGTAAGAAGGAATTGGAAGAGGAGGAACGTGAAAAGATGCA AGTTCTGGTATCAAACTTCACGGAAGAGCAGTTGGACAGGTATGAAATGTACCGGCGCGCTGCATTCCCCAAGGCTgctataaaaaggctgatgcAGACAATCACAGGGTGCTCTGTCGGTCAGAATGTTGTGATAGCCATGTCTGGTATTGCTAAGGTATTCGTTGGAGAAGTTGTTGAGGAGG CTCTTGAAGTATTAGATAAATCAGGTGAAGCAGGTCCGTTACAACCTAAGCACCTACGAGAGGCTCTACGAAGACTTCGGGTAAGAGGCGCCATACCAACAAGAAAAGCACATAAGAGTATGTTCAGACTTTAG
- the LOC124638679 gene encoding succinate dehydrogenase [ubiquinone] flavoprotein subunit, mitochondrial, with product MSALMKVAVSRSPASLATYLYRNLHLTVGGAAKDASANTNTSKAYTVIDHKHDALVIGAGGAGLRAAFGLVQEGFKTAVVTKLFPTRSHTVAAQGGINAALGNMEEDSWLWHMYDTVKGSDWLGDQDAIHYMTREAPHAVIELDNYGMPFSRTPEGRIYQRAFGGQSLKFGKGGQAHRCCAVADRTGHSLLHTLYGQSLRYDCEYFIEYFALDLLMEDGVCKGCIAINLEDGTLHRFQAKNTILATGGTGRSYFSCTSAHTCTGDGTAMAARAGLQNEDMEFVQFHPTGIYGAGCLMTEGCRGEGGFLVNAKGERFMERYAPVAKDLASRDVVSRAMTVEIMEGRGCGPEKDHVHLQLHHLPPEQLKQRLPGISETAMIFAGVDVTKEPIPVLPTVHYNMGGTPTNFRGEVITHHNGADRVVPGLLAAGEASCASVHGANRLGANSLLDIVVFGRACALTVAETSKPGDAQAPLKDSTGEASIANLDSVRHANGSISTAELRLRMQKCMQTNAAVFRQKSTLEEGQRLIHEIYKQIKDVKVSDRSLIWNSDLIETLELQNLLINSVQIVEGALAREESRGAHAREDFKTRRDELDYSKPLEGQTKLPFEKHWRKHTLATTDPATGKTELSYRPVIDQTLDAQECKTVPPVIRTY from the exons ATGAGTGCATTAATGAAAGTAGCTGTTTCTCGAAGCCCTGCTTCATTG GCCACCTATTTATACCGTAACCTGCACCTAACAGTTGGGGGTGCTGCCAAAGATGCCTCAGCAAACACAAATACCTCCAAAGCCTATACCGTAATAGACCATAAGCATGATGCCCTGGTCATTGGAGCCGGTGGGGCTGGCCTGCGAGCTGCCTTCGGTCTTGTACAGGAAGGTTTTAAGACAGCTGTGGTCACCAAACTGTTCCCAACTAGGTCCCACACTGTCGCAGCCCAGGGAGGAATTAATGCTGCTCTAG GCAACATGGAAGAAGACAGCTGGCTCTGGCACATGTACGACACAGTCAAGGGATCAGATTGGCTAGGAGATCAG GATGCCATTCACTACATGACCCGCGAGGCTCCGCACGCTGTCATCGAGCTGGACAACTATGGCATGCCCTTCTCCCGCACCCCTGAGGGCAGGATCTACCAGAGGGCTTTCGGAGGACAGTCACTCAAGTTCGGCAAGGGAGGTCAGGCACATAGATGCTGCGCTGTCGCTGATAG GACGGGTCACTCGCTGCTTCACACCCTATACGGCCAGTCTCTGCGATACGACTGCGAGTACTTCATCGAGTACTTCGCACTGGACCTTCTCATGGAGGATGGAGTCTGCAAGGGCTGTATTGCCATTAACCTTGAAGATGGAACACTACACAG GTTCCAAGCTAAGAACACGATCCTCGCGACCGGAGGCACTGGTCGTTCGTACTTCAGCTGCACTTCAGCCCACACTTGCACGGGAGACGGCACGGCCATGGCGGCAAGAGCTGGCCTGCAGAATGAGGATATGGAGTTCGTGCAGTTCCATCCTACCG GTATCTACGGAGCCGGTTGCCTGATGACCGAGGGCTGCCGTGGTGAGGGTGGTTTCCTCGTGAACGCGAAGGGCGAGCGCTTCATGGAGCGTTACGCTCCCGTCGCTAAGGATCTGGCTAGCCGAGACGTCGTGTCCAGGGCTATGACCGTCGAGATCATGGAAG GTCGCGGCTGCGGTCCCGAGAAAGACCACGTGCACTTACAACTGCACCACCTGCCCCCGGAACAGCTGAAGCAGCGCCTGCCCGGTATCTCGGAGACAGCCATGATTTTCGCAGGAGTGGACGTCACGAAGGAACCCATCCCGGTGCTGCCCACCGTGCATTACAACATGGGTGGCACGCCTACTAACTTCCGTGGTGAG GTGATCACCCATCACAACGGTGCAGACCGAGTGGTTCCCGGCCTACTAGCCGCGGGTGAAGCTTCGTGCGCCTCCGTGCACGGCGCCAACCGTCTCGGAGCCAACTCGCTGCTGGACATCGTGGTGTTCGGCCGCGCCTGTGCACTCACCGTCGCTGAGACCAGCAAGCCGGGTGATGCGCAAGCACCGCTCAAGgac tcGACCGGCGAGGCTAGCATTGCCAACCTGGACAGCGTGAGACACGCGAACGGCTCCATCTCGACCGCGGAACTGCGCCTGCGCATGCAGAAGTGCATGCAGACCAACGCCGCTGTTTTCCGTCAGAAGAGCACTCTTGAAGAAG GTCAGCGCCTCATCCACGAGATCTACAAGCAGATCAAGGACGTGAAGGTGTCGGATCGCTCCCTGATCTGGAACAGCGACCTGATTGAAACCCTGGAGCTGCAGAATCTTCTCATCAACTCGGTACAGATCGTAGAAGGCGCCCTGGCGAGGGAGGAGTCCCGCGGAGCGCATGCGCGTGAAGACTTCAAGACTCGCCGCGATGAACTCGACTATTCCAAACCTTTGGAAGGACAG